A single region of the Stigmatella erecta genome encodes:
- a CDS encoding DUF1801 domain-containing protein, with amino-acid sequence MAKKAQIKTQKTKVSVAEFIAGVEDEQKRADAKAIDKMLREITGEKPAMWGPSIIGYGKYKNSNTLGEADWPKIGFSPRKGNTVLYMMPDFLASDPLMKKLGKCKLGKSCLYINKLADVDPKVLRELAARSWEAMTQKYG; translated from the coding sequence ATGGCCAAGAAGGCGCAGATCAAGACGCAGAAGACGAAAGTCTCGGTCGCCGAGTTCATCGCAGGCGTGGAGGATGAGCAGAAGCGCGCGGACGCCAAGGCGATCGACAAGATGCTGCGCGAGATCACCGGCGAAAAGCCCGCCATGTGGGGGCCGTCGATCATCGGCTATGGTAAGTACAAAAATAGCAATACCTTGGGCGAAGCGGATTGGCCGAAGATCGGTTTCTCGCCGCGCAAGGGCAACACCGTGCTCTACATGATGCCGGATTTTCTGGCGTCTGATCCGCTGATGAAGAAGCTCGGCAAGTGCAAGCTCGGCAAGAGCTGCCTCTACATCAACAAGCTCGCCGACGTGGACCCGAAAGTGCTGCGCGAACTGGCGGCGCGCTCCTGGGAGGCGATGACGCAGAAGTACGGCTAG